One stretch of Saccharopolyspora erythraea DNA includes these proteins:
- the uvrC gene encoding excinuclease ABC subunit UvrC, with translation MADPSTYRPAPGTIPDAPGVYRFHDAEGRVIYVGKAKSLRSRLSSYFADLSGLHPRTRQMVTTATGVRWTVVGTEVEALQLEYSWIKEYDPRFNVRYRDDKSYPVLAVTLHEDFPRLYVTRGPRRKGVRYFGPYAHAWAIRETLDMLLRVFPARTCSAGVFKRHSQIGRPCLLGYIGKCSAPCVGRVDADEHRRIVEDFCDFFAGRTDTLIRKLDREMRQASEELEFERAARLRDDLEALRRAMEKQAVVLGDGTDADVIAFADDELAAAVQVFHIRGGRVRGQRGWVIDKVEETGTAALTERFLTQFYGEQAALAEQADAGGTPVPREVLVPELPPECEAITEWLGGLRGGRVAVRVPQRGDKRALMETVERNAKEAFTQYKLRRAGDLTARSAALQELQDALGLDTAPLRIECIDVSHVQGTDVVASLVVFEDGVPRKSEYRRFAVREGAEGGDVGSIAEVVRRRFARYLKETVPPQDGANGSAGTAVGNGTAAVNGSAAGNGTAAGNGTAAGNGSADTAAGEPEADVAVTPQEAERAGIDPETGRPRKFAYPPNLLVIDGGAPQANAAADALTELGITDVAVIGIAKRLEEVWLPDEPEPVILPRTSEALYLLQRVRDAAHDFAIRYHRQKRSKRMTSSTLDSIPGLGEARRTALLKHFGSLRRLRQATVEEISAVPGFGQRTAETVHAALAAGGGTGEGRDNAEGESQ, from the coding sequence GTGGCCGATCCGTCCACCTACAGACCAGCTCCCGGGACGATCCCGGACGCCCCCGGCGTGTACCGCTTCCACGACGCCGAGGGGCGGGTGATCTACGTCGGCAAGGCGAAGAGCCTGCGCAGCAGGCTGTCGTCGTACTTCGCCGACCTCTCCGGACTGCACCCGCGCACCCGGCAGATGGTCACCACCGCCACCGGTGTCCGCTGGACCGTCGTCGGCACCGAGGTCGAGGCGCTGCAGCTCGAGTACTCCTGGATCAAGGAGTACGACCCCCGGTTCAACGTCCGCTACCGCGACGACAAGTCCTACCCGGTGCTCGCGGTCACCCTGCACGAGGACTTCCCCCGGCTCTACGTCACCCGCGGCCCCCGGCGCAAGGGCGTCCGGTACTTCGGCCCCTACGCCCACGCGTGGGCGATCCGCGAGACGCTCGACATGCTGCTGCGGGTCTTCCCGGCGCGGACCTGCTCGGCGGGGGTGTTCAAGCGGCACTCCCAGATCGGCAGGCCGTGCCTGCTCGGCTACATCGGCAAGTGCTCGGCGCCGTGCGTCGGGCGGGTCGACGCCGACGAGCACCGCCGCATCGTCGAGGACTTCTGCGACTTCTTCGCCGGCCGCACCGACACCCTGATCCGCAAGTTGGACCGGGAGATGCGCCAGGCGTCCGAGGAGCTGGAGTTCGAGCGCGCCGCCCGGCTGCGCGACGACCTCGAGGCGCTGCGCCGGGCGATGGAGAAGCAGGCGGTCGTGCTCGGCGACGGCACCGACGCCGACGTGATCGCCTTCGCCGACGACGAGCTCGCCGCCGCGGTGCAGGTCTTCCACATCCGCGGCGGCCGGGTGCGGGGCCAGCGCGGCTGGGTCATCGACAAGGTCGAGGAGACCGGCACCGCCGCGCTCACCGAGCGCTTCCTCACCCAGTTCTACGGCGAGCAGGCGGCGCTGGCCGAGCAGGCCGACGCGGGCGGCACCCCGGTGCCGCGCGAGGTGCTGGTGCCGGAGCTGCCGCCGGAGTGCGAGGCGATCACCGAGTGGCTGGGCGGGCTGCGCGGCGGCCGCGTCGCCGTGCGGGTCCCGCAGCGCGGGGACAAGCGCGCGCTGATGGAGACGGTGGAGCGCAACGCCAAGGAGGCGTTCACCCAGTACAAGCTGCGCAGGGCGGGTGACCTGACCGCGCGCTCGGCCGCGCTGCAGGAGCTGCAGGACGCGCTCGGCCTCGACACGGCTCCGCTGCGCATCGAGTGCATCGACGTCAGCCACGTGCAGGGCACCGACGTGGTGGCCTCGCTGGTGGTGTTCGAGGACGGCGTCCCGCGCAAGTCCGAGTACCGCCGCTTCGCGGTCCGCGAAGGCGCCGAGGGCGGCGACGTCGGGTCCATCGCCGAGGTCGTGCGCCGCCGCTTCGCCCGCTACCTCAAGGAGACCGTCCCGCCGCAGGACGGTGCCAACGGCTCCGCGGGCACCGCCGTCGGCAACGGCACCGCCGCCGTCAACGGCTCGGCCGCCGGGAACGGCACCGCCGCCGGCAACGGCACCGCCGCCGGCAACGGCTCGGCGGACACCGCCGCCGGGGAGCCCGAGGCCGACGTCGCCGTCACCCCGCAGGAAGCCGAGCGTGCCGGCATCGACCCCGAGACCGGCCGACCCCGCAAGTTCGCCTACCCGCCGAACCTGCTGGTCATCGACGGCGGCGCCCCGCAGGCCAACGCCGCGGCCGACGCGCTCACCGAGCTCGGCATCACCGACGTGGCCGTGATCGGCATCGCCAAGCGGCTGGAGGAGGTGTGGCTGCCCGACGAACCGGAGCCGGTGATCCTGCCGCGCACCAGCGAGGCGCTCTACCTGCTGCAACGGGTGCGCGACGCGGCCCACGACTTCGCGATCCGCTACCACCGGCAGAAGCGGTCCAAGCGCATGACATCCTCCACATTGGACTCGATACCGGGTCTGGGAGAGGCCCGACGCACCGCGCTGCTCAAGCACTTCGGCTCGCTGCGCAGGCTGCGTCAGGCGACCGTCGAGGAGATCAGCGCGGTGCCCGGGTTCGGGCAGCGCACCGCCGAGACCGTCCATGCGGCTCTGGCGGCAGGAGGGGGAACCGGCGAGGGCCGGGACAACGCTGAAGGGGAGAGCCAGTGA
- the rapZ gene encoding RNase adapter RapZ: MSEEQSGIEVAVVSGLSGAGRSTAAKCLEDLGWFVVDNLPPELIATMVELGARSSGAITRVAVVMDVRSRAFTEDLGSVIKDLDARGYKPKVLFLEATDEVLIRRFEQVRRGHPLQGEGRLADGIAAERSLLSRLRSEADLVLDTTALSVHQLRAKIEDAFGTEASTRTRVTVLSFGYKYGLPMDADLVMDCRFLPNPFWIPELREFNGLDEEVRNYVLGQEGAEEFLVNYQQLLRLVGAGYHREGKRYLTLALGCTGGKHRSVALVEELARRLADDEGMMVKTVHRDLGRE, from the coding sequence GTGAGCGAGGAGCAGTCCGGCATCGAGGTCGCGGTCGTCAGCGGCCTGTCCGGTGCCGGCCGCAGCACCGCGGCCAAGTGCCTGGAGGACCTGGGCTGGTTCGTGGTGGACAACCTGCCACCGGAACTGATCGCGACCATGGTGGAGCTGGGGGCCCGCTCGAGCGGGGCGATCACCAGGGTCGCGGTGGTGATGGACGTGCGCAGCCGCGCGTTCACCGAGGACCTGGGGTCGGTGATCAAGGACCTGGACGCCCGCGGCTACAAGCCGAAGGTGCTGTTCCTGGAGGCCACCGACGAGGTGCTGATCCGCCGCTTCGAGCAGGTGCGGCGCGGGCACCCGCTGCAGGGCGAGGGCAGGCTGGCCGACGGCATCGCCGCGGAGCGCTCGCTGCTGTCGCGGCTGCGCTCGGAGGCCGACCTGGTGCTGGACACCACCGCCCTGTCGGTGCACCAGCTGCGCGCCAAGATCGAGGACGCCTTCGGCACCGAGGCCAGCACCCGCACCCGGGTGACGGTGCTGTCCTTCGGCTACAAGTACGGCCTGCCGATGGACGCCGACCTGGTGATGGACTGCCGGTTCCTGCCCAACCCGTTCTGGATTCCCGAGCTGCGCGAGTTCAACGGCCTCGACGAGGAGGTCCGCAACTACGTGCTCGGCCAGGAGGGCGCCGAGGAGTTCCTGGTCAACTACCAGCAGCTGCTGCGGCTGGTCGGCGCGGGCTACCACCGCGAGGGCAAGCGCTACCTGACGCTGGCGCTGGGCTGCACCGGCGGCAAGCACCGCAGCGTCGCGCTGGTCGAGGAACTGGCCAGACGGCTCGCCGACGACGAAGGGATGATGGTCAAGACCGTGCACCGGGACCTGGGACGCGAGTGA
- a CDS encoding gluconeogenesis factor YvcK family protein: MRAVALGGGHGLQATLSALRRITADVTAVVTVADDGGSSGRLRRELGLLPPGDLRKALAALSDTDRRVWSEVFEHRFGGNGALAGHSVGNLVLAGLLEVLGDPVAVLDQACELLGVRGRVLPMSSTPLDMEGDVVGLDSDPTAVRTIRGQVALASTPGRVKQVRLYSSNGERGEPEACPQAVQAVLEADVVLLGPGSWFTSVLPHLLVPELHEALVNTSARRVVVLNLVPQPGETAGFSPEQHLDVLSQHAPALRVDAVLADADSVPTPDRLRAAAAGLGAQTLLDRVALPGMPGRHDPEALAASLTAALERRTDRWR; the protein is encoded by the coding sequence GTGCGAGCGGTGGCGCTGGGCGGCGGGCACGGTCTGCAGGCGACGCTGTCGGCGCTTCGGCGGATCACCGCGGACGTGACCGCCGTGGTCACCGTCGCCGACGACGGCGGGTCCTCCGGCAGGCTGCGGCGCGAGCTCGGCCTGCTGCCGCCCGGCGACCTGCGCAAGGCCCTGGCCGCGCTGTCCGACACCGACCGCCGGGTGTGGTCGGAGGTCTTCGAGCACCGCTTCGGCGGCAACGGCGCGCTGGCCGGCCACTCGGTCGGCAACCTGGTGCTCGCCGGCCTGCTCGAGGTGCTCGGCGACCCCGTCGCCGTGCTCGACCAGGCGTGCGAGCTGCTGGGCGTGCGCGGCCGGGTGCTGCCGATGTCGAGCACCCCGCTGGACATGGAGGGCGACGTCGTCGGGCTCGACTCCGACCCCACCGCCGTTCGCACGATCCGGGGACAAGTCGCATTGGCAAGTACGCCCGGTCGGGTGAAGCAGGTGCGGCTCTACTCCAGCAACGGGGAACGGGGTGAACCCGAGGCGTGCCCGCAGGCCGTCCAGGCGGTGCTGGAAGCCGATGTTGTGCTGCTAGGACCGGGTTCCTGGTTCACCAGCGTGCTGCCGCACCTGCTCGTCCCGGAGCTGCACGAGGCGCTGGTGAACACCTCCGCGCGGCGGGTCGTGGTGCTCAACCTTGTCCCGCAACCGGGCGAGACCGCGGGATTCTCACCCGAACAGCACCTCGACGTACTCTCGCAGCACGCACCCGCGCTGCGGGTGGACGCGGTGCTGGCCGACGCCGACTCGGTGCCGACCCCGGACCGGCTCCGCGCCGCCGCGGCCGGTCTGGGTGCGCAGACATTGCTTGATCGGGTCGCCCTGCCCGGCATGCCGGGACGGCACGATCCCGAGGCGCTGGCGGCGAGCCTGACGGCCGCTCTGGAGAGGAGGACGGACCGGTGGCGATGA
- the whiA gene encoding DNA-binding protein WhiA gives MAMTSSVKDELSRLSVTKTCCRRSEVSSLLRFAGGLHIVAGRVVVEAELDSGSSARRLRKEIHELFGHQSDVHVITSGGLRKGTRYVVRVVKDGEGLARQTGLLDPRGRPVRGLPAHVVSGGACDSESAWRGAFLAHGSLTEPGRSSSLEVTCPGPEAALALVGAARRLGIQAKSREVRGADRVVVRDGDAIGALLTRLGAHSSVLAWEERRMRREVRATANRLANFDDANLRRSARAAVAAAARVERALELLGPTAPDHLLVAGKLRLSHRQASLEELGQLAEPPMTKDAVAGRIRRLLAMADKRARELGLPDTESAVTAEMLEA, from the coding sequence GTGGCGATGACCTCGTCGGTCAAGGACGAGCTGAGCAGGCTGTCGGTGACCAAGACCTGTTGCCGGCGATCCGAGGTGTCGTCGCTGCTGCGCTTCGCGGGCGGCCTGCACATCGTCGCGGGCCGGGTGGTGGTCGAGGCCGAGCTGGACAGCGGGTCCTCGGCGCGCCGGCTGCGCAAGGAGATCCACGAGCTGTTCGGCCACCAGTCCGACGTGCACGTGATCACCTCCGGTGGTCTGCGCAAGGGCACCCGGTACGTGGTGCGCGTGGTCAAGGACGGCGAGGGGCTGGCCCGCCAGACCGGGCTGCTCGACCCGCGCGGCCGTCCGGTGCGGGGCCTGCCCGCGCACGTGGTCTCCGGCGGCGCCTGCGACTCCGAGTCGGCGTGGCGCGGCGCCTTCCTGGCCCACGGCTCGCTGACCGAACCCGGCCGCTCCTCCTCGCTGGAGGTCACCTGCCCCGGGCCGGAGGCCGCGCTGGCCCTCGTCGGGGCCGCGCGCAGGCTGGGCATCCAGGCGAAGTCCCGCGAGGTGCGCGGGGCGGACCGGGTCGTGGTCCGCGACGGCGACGCCATCGGCGCCCTGCTCACCCGCCTCGGCGCGCATTCCAGCGTGCTGGCGTGGGAGGAGCGGCGGATGCGCCGCGAGGTCCGCGCCACGGCCAACCGGCTGGCCAACTTCGACGACGCGAACCTGCGGCGCTCGGCGCGTGCGGCGGTCGCCGCGGCGGCCAGGGTGGAGCGGGCACTGGAGCTGCTGGGGCCCACGGCGCCGGACCACCTGCTGGTCGCGGGCAAGCTGCGCCTCTCGCACCGCCAGGCGTCCCTGGAGGAGCTCGGCCAGCTCGCCGAGCCCCCGATGACCAAGGACGCCGTCGCGGGCCGCATCCGCCGCCTCCTGGCCATGGCCGACAAGCGCGCCCGCGAACTCGGCCTCCCCGACACCGAATCCGCCGTCACGGCGGAGATGTTGGAGGCGTGA
- a CDS encoding glycoside hydrolase family 16 protein: MPRPPMPSTPRPPRPSNPRRKRRVAGLSLALGLTLTGLATVPAQADVPPPEPGWTPAFGDDFTGPAGSGPSGEWIVDTGHSYPGGPANWGTGEIQNYTGDPANLSHDGQGNLRITPLRDGSGGWTSARIETRRADFKAAEGGVMRLEARIRMPDVTGEAALGYWPAFWALGAPYRGNYWNWPGIGEFDVMENVNGQNNVHGVLHCDVAPGGSCNENNGLGGSRECPGQPCQQDFHTFRFEWDRSGSEEQLRWYVDGQQYHSVSESQVNPTAWQNMTSHEGYFLLLNVAMGGAFPDGVAGHPTPTAATEPGHPMVVDYVAVYSRSE; encoded by the coding sequence ATGCCCCGACCCCCGATGCCCAGTACGCCCCGACCCCCACGTCCCAGTAACCCGCGTCGGAAGCGGCGCGTCGCCGGCCTGTCGCTCGCCCTCGGCCTCACCCTCACCGGGCTGGCCACGGTCCCCGCGCAGGCCGACGTCCCGCCGCCGGAGCCGGGCTGGACGCCGGCCTTCGGCGACGACTTCACCGGTCCGGCCGGCTCCGGGCCCTCCGGCGAGTGGATCGTCGACACCGGCCACTCCTACCCCGGCGGCCCCGCGAACTGGGGCACCGGGGAGATCCAGAACTACACCGGCGATCCCGCCAACCTCAGCCACGACGGCCAGGGCAACCTGCGGATCACGCCGCTGCGCGACGGATCGGGTGGCTGGACCTCCGCCCGCATCGAGACCCGGCGCGCGGACTTCAAGGCGGCCGAGGGCGGCGTCATGCGGCTCGAAGCGCGGATCAGGATGCCCGACGTCACCGGAGAGGCCGCGCTGGGCTACTGGCCCGCGTTCTGGGCGCTCGGGGCGCCCTACCGCGGGAACTACTGGAACTGGCCGGGAATCGGCGAGTTCGACGTCATGGAGAACGTCAACGGGCAGAACAACGTCCACGGGGTCCTGCACTGCGACGTCGCGCCCGGCGGCTCGTGCAACGAGAACAACGGGCTCGGCGGGAGCCGGGAGTGCCCGGGACAGCCGTGCCAGCAGGACTTCCACACGTTCCGCTTCGAGTGGGACCGATCCGGCTCCGAGGAGCAGCTGCGCTGGTACGTCGACGGCCAGCAGTACCACTCGGTGTCGGAGTCGCAGGTGAACCCGACCGCGTGGCAGAACATGACCTCGCACGAGGGCTACTTCCTGCTCCTCAACGTCGCGATGGGCGGCGCCTTCCCCGACGGCGTTGCCGGACACCCCACCCCGACCGCGGCGACCGAGCCGGGGCACCCGATGGTCGTGGACTACGTGGCGGTTTACTCGCGCAGCGAGTAA
- the gap gene encoding type I glyceraldehyde-3-phosphate dehydrogenase, which translates to MTVRVGINGFGRIGRNFWRAATASQHDIEIVAANDLGDVATMAHLLKYDSILGRVDQEVKVTGEGIEVGGKLIKILAERDPGKLPWGELGVDVVVESTGFFTNAADARKHVDEGGAKKVIISAPAKGEDLTVVLGVNDDLYDGSQTIISNASCTTNCLAPIAKVLQDSFGIEHGLMTTVHAYTADQNLQDGPHKDLRRARAAALNVVPTGTGAAKAIGLVLPELNGKLDGYALRVPVPTGSVTDLTATVGRKTSVEEVNEAFKAAAAEGKLKGILRYNEDPIVSSDIVTDPASSIYDSPLTKVIDNQVKVVSWYDNEWGYSNRLADLAALVGKKLA; encoded by the coding sequence GTGACCGTTCGCGTAGGTATCAACGGCTTCGGTCGTATTGGGCGGAACTTCTGGCGGGCAGCCACCGCCAGCCAACACGACATCGAGATCGTGGCCGCCAACGACCTGGGCGATGTCGCGACCATGGCCCACCTGCTGAAGTACGACAGCATCCTCGGTCGGGTCGACCAGGAGGTGAAGGTCACCGGTGAGGGCATCGAGGTGGGCGGCAAGCTCATCAAGATCCTCGCCGAGCGCGACCCGGGCAAGCTGCCGTGGGGCGAGCTGGGTGTCGACGTCGTCGTGGAGTCCACCGGCTTCTTCACCAACGCCGCCGACGCGCGCAAGCACGTCGACGAGGGCGGGGCCAAGAAGGTCATCATCTCCGCCCCGGCCAAGGGCGAGGACCTGACCGTCGTGCTGGGCGTCAACGACGACCTCTACGACGGTTCGCAGACCATCATCTCCAACGCCTCCTGCACCACCAACTGCCTCGCGCCGATCGCCAAGGTGCTGCAGGACAGCTTCGGCATCGAGCACGGCCTGATGACCACGGTGCACGCCTACACCGCGGACCAGAACCTGCAGGACGGCCCGCACAAGGACCTGCGCCGCGCCCGCGCCGCCGCGCTGAACGTCGTGCCGACCGGCACCGGTGCGGCCAAGGCCATCGGCCTGGTGCTGCCCGAGCTCAACGGCAAGCTGGACGGCTACGCGCTGCGCGTCCCGGTCCCGACCGGCTCGGTCACCGACCTCACCGCGACCGTCGGCAGGAAGACCTCGGTCGAGGAGGTCAACGAGGCGTTCAAGGCCGCCGCCGCGGAGGGCAAGCTCAAGGGCATCCTGCGCTACAACGAGGACCCGATCGTCTCCAGCGACATCGTGACCGACCCGGCCTCGTCGATCTACGACTCGCCGCTGACCAAGGTCATCGACAACCAGGTCAAGGTCGTCTCCTGGTACGACAACGAGTGGGGCTACTCCAACCGCCTGGCCGACCTGGCCGCGCTGGTCGGCAAGAAGCTGGCCTGA
- a CDS encoding phosphoglycerate kinase, which yields MKNLDDLLSEGVRGRRVLVRADLNVPLDGDRITDDGRVRASLPTIEKLTGAGARVVVTAHLGRPKGEPDAKFSLAPVAARLGELLGADVALAGDVVGESAKSAVATQADGSVVLLENVRFDARETSKDDAERGALADELAALAGDGAAFVSDGFGVVHRKQASVYDIAKRLPGYAGGLVLSEVEVLRTLTGDPKRPYAVVLGGSKVSDKLGVIQALLPKVDKLLIGGGMAYTFLAAKGHSVGKSLLQQDQVESTCKLLEEHGDKLVLPVDVVVADRFAADAESRVVDADAIPADWMGLDIGPRSVELFAGILAGARTVFWNGPAGVFEYPAFAEGTRGIAQAIVDSGSFSVVGGGDSAAAVRSLGLPEDGFTHISTGGGASLEYLEGKELPGVSVLEEGS from the coding sequence GTGAAGAACCTTGACGATCTGCTGTCCGAAGGCGTCCGGGGTCGGCGCGTGCTCGTGCGCGCCGACCTCAACGTCCCGCTGGACGGCGACAGGATCACCGACGACGGCCGGGTGCGGGCGTCGTTGCCGACGATCGAGAAGCTGACCGGCGCGGGCGCGCGGGTCGTGGTCACCGCCCACCTCGGGCGTCCCAAGGGCGAGCCGGACGCGAAGTTCTCGCTGGCTCCGGTCGCCGCCAGGCTCGGCGAGCTGCTCGGCGCCGACGTCGCCCTCGCCGGTGACGTGGTCGGCGAGTCGGCGAAGTCGGCGGTGGCGACCCAGGCGGACGGCTCGGTGGTGCTGCTGGAGAACGTCCGCTTCGACGCCCGCGAGACCAGCAAGGACGACGCCGAGCGCGGTGCGCTGGCCGACGAGCTGGCCGCGCTGGCCGGTGACGGCGCTGCCTTCGTCTCCGACGGTTTCGGCGTGGTGCACCGCAAGCAGGCATCGGTCTACGACATCGCCAAGCGGCTGCCGGGCTACGCCGGCGGCCTGGTGCTGTCGGAGGTCGAGGTGCTGCGCACGCTGACCGGCGACCCGAAGCGCCCCTACGCGGTGGTGCTGGGCGGCTCGAAGGTCTCCGACAAGCTGGGCGTCATCCAGGCGCTGCTGCCCAAGGTCGACAAGCTGCTGATCGGCGGCGGCATGGCCTACACGTTCCTGGCCGCCAAGGGCCACAGCGTGGGCAAGTCGCTGCTGCAGCAGGACCAGGTCGAGTCCACGTGCAAGCTGCTGGAGGAGCACGGCGACAAGCTGGTGCTGCCCGTGGACGTCGTGGTCGCCGACCGCTTCGCCGCCGACGCCGAGTCCCGCGTGGTCGACGCCGACGCGATCCCGGCCGACTGGATGGGCCTGGACATCGGTCCGCGCAGCGTGGAGCTGTTCGCGGGCATCCTGGCCGGCGCCAGGACGGTGTTCTGGAACGGCCCGGCCGGTGTCTTCGAGTACCCCGCGTTCGCCGAGGGGACCCGCGGCATCGCGCAGGCCATCGTGGACTCCGGCTCGTTCAGCGTCGTCGGCGGCGGCGACTCGGCCGCCGCGGTGCGCAGCCTCGGCCTGCCCGAGGACGGCTTCACCCACATCTCCACCGGTGGCGGTGCGTCGCTGGAGTACCTGGAGGGCAAGGAGCTCCCCGGTGTCTCGGTGCTCGAGGAGGGTAGCTGA
- the tpiA gene encoding triose-phosphate isomerase: protein MARQPLIAGNWKMNLNHLEAIALVQKIAFSLPEKYFAKVEVAVIPPFTDIRSVQTLIDGDKLLLKHGAQDVSEHESGAYTGEVSGPMLAKLGCSYVVVGHSERREHHAETDEVVNRKVRAVLKNGMSPILCVGEPLEVREAGGHVEHSTTQLINALKGLKTEQVRQVVVAYEPVWAIGTGKVATAADAQEVCAALRTALADKYGKEIADEIRVLYGGSVKSSNIGELIGQNDVDGALVGGASLNGDEFTKLSAMAAGGPLP from the coding sequence ATGGCCAGGCAACCGCTGATCGCGGGCAACTGGAAGATGAACCTCAACCACCTCGAGGCCATCGCCCTGGTGCAGAAGATCGCCTTCTCCCTGCCGGAGAAGTACTTCGCCAAGGTCGAGGTGGCGGTGATCCCGCCGTTCACCGACATCCGCAGCGTGCAGACGCTGATCGACGGCGACAAGCTCCTGCTCAAGCACGGCGCGCAGGACGTCTCCGAGCACGAGTCCGGTGCCTACACCGGTGAGGTGTCCGGCCCGATGCTGGCCAAGCTCGGTTGCAGCTACGTCGTCGTCGGCCACTCCGAGCGCCGCGAGCACCACGCCGAGACCGACGAGGTCGTCAACCGCAAGGTGCGCGCGGTGCTCAAGAACGGGATGTCGCCGATCCTCTGCGTCGGCGAGCCGCTGGAGGTGCGCGAGGCCGGCGGGCACGTCGAGCACAGCACCACCCAGCTCATCAACGCGCTCAAGGGGCTGAAAACCGAGCAGGTTCGCCAGGTCGTGGTGGCTTACGAGCCGGTCTGGGCGATCGGGACCGGTAAGGTCGCGACTGCGGCGGACGCGCAGGAAGTGTGCGCGGCGCTGCGGACAGCCCTGGCGGACAAGTACGGCAAGGAGATCGCCGACGAGATCCGGGTCCTCTACGGGGGCTCGGTGAAGTCCAGCAACATCGGCGAGCTCATCGGCCAGAACGACGTCGACGGCGCTCTGGTCGGCGGTGCGAGCCTCAACGGCGACGAGTTCACCAAGCTCAGCGCCATGGCCGCGGGCGGACCACTGCCGTGA
- the secG gene encoding preprotein translocase subunit SecG: MDLFLKIMLIVTSVLLVLLVLLHRAKGGGLSSLFGGGMQSSLAGSSVAEKNLDRMTLFVIALWIIAIVGVGLLIKIG, encoded by the coding sequence ATGGACCTTTTCCTGAAGATCATGCTGATCGTGACGAGTGTGCTGCTGGTGCTGCTGGTGCTGCTGCACCGGGCGAAGGGCGGCGGGCTCTCCTCGCTATTCGGCGGCGGTATGCAGTCCAGCCTGGCCGGTTCCAGCGTCGCGGAGAAGAACCTCGACCGGATGACGCTCTTCGTCATCGCGTTGTGGATCATCGCCATCGTCGGGGTCGGCCTGCTGATCAAGATCGGTTGA
- a CDS encoding RNA polymerase-binding protein RbpA encodes MTGGNAIRGTRVGAGPMGESERGESAPRKRVDYWCANGHHTRPSFAMDADVPEQWDCPRCGLPAGQDEQNPPEARRNEPYKSHLAYVKERRSDSDGMAILEEALSKLKERKGR; translated from the coding sequence ATGACCGGTGGTAACGCCATTCGCGGCACGCGCGTGGGGGCGGGTCCGATGGGCGAGTCGGAGCGGGGTGAGTCGGCGCCGCGCAAGCGGGTCGACTACTGGTGCGCCAACGGCCACCACACCCGGCCGTCGTTCGCCATGGACGCCGACGTGCCGGAGCAGTGGGATTGCCCGCGTTGCGGTCTCCCGGCGGGACAGGACGAGCAGAACCCGCCGGAAGCGCGGCGCAACGAGCCTTACAAGAGTCATCTGGCCTACGTGAAGGAACGCCGCAGCGACTCCGATGGCATGGCCATCCTCGAGGAGGCGCTGTCGAAGCTGAAGGAGCGCAAGGGCCGCTGA
- a CDS encoding amidohydrolase family protein, producing MGATGKMSPLEPVVDSNVHLWDQRVNPVFWLTDRTAAKALLGDYESLPDTYLLEDYRAETEGCGVRGIVWSDPGAADPVAAAEWVRRQDDGSGQVTGLVTLGDPASPDFAGLVERVRRIPLVRSVRVRFVEALAPGGAADGSPLDDPRTMDNLALLARHNLVATIEAESGQLHLAARIARELPDLRVVIDHFGWPTDLTDAGYQRHTERLDALAAEPNVATRIDALGTVFGDWTTDGVRRWLLAAVEIFGAGRCMLGSDLPIERLRSGFRPLFDAYGEIFTHHSDAERQMLGHGTAQRWYGAP from the coding sequence ATGGGAGCCACCGGCAAGATGTCGCCGCTCGAACCCGTCGTCGACTCCAACGTGCACCTGTGGGACCAGCGCGTGAACCCGGTGTTCTGGCTGACCGACCGCACCGCGGCCAAGGCCCTGCTGGGCGACTACGAGTCGCTGCCCGACACCTACCTGCTGGAGGACTACCGCGCCGAGACCGAGGGCTGCGGCGTGCGGGGCATCGTGTGGTCCGATCCGGGTGCGGCCGACCCGGTGGCGGCGGCGGAATGGGTGCGGCGGCAGGACGACGGCAGCGGCCAGGTGACCGGGCTGGTGACGCTCGGCGACCCGGCCTCGCCGGACTTCGCCGGCCTGGTGGAACGCGTGCGGCGAATCCCGCTGGTGCGCAGCGTGCGCGTCCGGTTCGTCGAGGCCCTGGCTCCCGGCGGCGCGGCGGACGGGTCGCCGCTGGACGACCCGCGGACCATGGACAACCTCGCCCTGCTCGCCCGGCACAATCTGGTCGCGACGATCGAGGCCGAGAGCGGGCAACTGCACCTGGCCGCCCGGATCGCCCGCGAGCTGCCGGACCTGCGCGTCGTCATCGACCACTTCGGATGGCCGACCGACCTGACCGATGCGGGCTACCAGCGGCACACCGAGCGGCTCGACGCCCTGGCGGCGGAGCCCAACGTCGCGACGCGGATCGACGCGCTCGGCACGGTCTTCGGCGACTGGACCACCGACGGCGTGCGCCGCTGGCTGCTCGCGGCCGTGGAGATCTTCGGGGCGGGCCGGTGCATGCTCGGCTCCGACCTGCCGATCGAACGGCTGCGCTCGGGTTTCCGCCCGCTGTTCGACGCCTACGGCGAGATCTTCACCCACCACTCCGACGCCGAGCGCCAGATGCTCGGTCACGGCACCGCACAGCGCTGGTACGGCGCCCCGTGA